DNA from Leptospira mayottensis 200901116:
CACCCGGACGATGGAAATGGTTTCAACGGCCAAGTCCAAAAAAATCAGCGATCGGGTGAACGCTTCTCATCCTTTTTCCAACAAGATTAAGGAACTCGTGTCTTCTCTGGCTTCTCTCGGCGGATTGGTTCACAGTCCGTATTTGAGAAGGCCGGAAAAAATAAAAACCGTCGCACTTCTCGTAATCACCGCGAACCGCGGTCTTTGCGGTGGATACAACTCCAACGTGAACCGTCTTGCAAAAGCGAAGGTTCAAGAATGGAAAAAGGCGGGGATTAACGTTAGACTCTTTATCGTGGGTAAGAAAGGAATTTCCTTTTTCAAGTTCGCAGGGGAGAAGGCCGAAAAAACGTTCACTCATCTCGACGACAAATCCGGATACAAAGAAGCGGAAGAATTTGCGAATCTGTTTTTAGAACTGTTTGCGAAGGAAGAAGTGGACGCGGTCGAGATCGTATCCACAGTTTATTATTCTTCTGCGTCTCAAAAACCGGAAGTTACGAGAGTGCTCCCTTTCGAACCCGCTAAAGAAGGAAATGGAAACGATTTGGTGGTTTACGAACCGAGTCCCGAAAAAGTACTCGAATCTCTTCTTCCTCTTGTTGTAAAAACCGCATTTTTAAAAGCGATTTTGGAAGCGAACTGCTCCGAGCAGATCGCAAGAAGAATCGCAATGAAGTCCGCGACAGACGCGGCTTCTGAAATGATCAAACTGCTCACCCGCGGATACAACCGCGTTAGACAGGCAAAAATTACTCAGGAAATTTCCGAGATTGTTGCCGGAGCGGATTCACTGAACTAATTTACATGGCATTGGAGCGACTTGGATGAATAAAGGTAAAATCAAGCAGATTATCGGATCCGTTTTGGACGTTGAGTTCGAAAACGGAGAACTTCCCGAAATTTATAACGCACTCGAAATCGAGACGACCGTTTCCGGAAAAAAAGAAATTCTCATCGCGGAAGTGCAGACTCATATCGGAGGAAAGGCGATTCGTGCGATTGCTCTTTCTTCCACGGATGGTCTGATCCGCGGACAAGAAGTCGTGAACACTGGTAAACCAATCAGCGTTCCCGTAGGCGACGCGACGTTGGGGAGAATTTTCAACGTTCTCGGTAAAACCATCGATGAAGGTCCTTCGATCACCGTGAAAGAAACTCGCCCGATCCACAGACCAGCTCCCGCGTTCGACGAACTGACTTCTAAAACGGAAGTTTTCGAAACGGGAATCAAGGTCATCGACCTTCTCGCTCCTTATATCAAAGGTGGAAAGACCGGCCTTTTCGGAGGTGCCGGAGTAGGTAAGACGGTTCTCATTCAGGAGCTCATCAACAACATCGCAAAACAACACGGTGGATTTTCCGTATTTGCCGGAGTGGGGGAAAGAACCCGCGAAGGAAATGATCTCTGGAGAGAGATGAAAGAATCCGGGGTGATCGATAAAACCGTTCTTTGTTATGGTCAGATGAACGAGCCTCCGGGCGCTCGTCTTCGTGTCGCGTTATCCGCTCTTACAATGGCGGAACACTTCCGCGATTCGATCGGAACCGACGTTCTTCTCTTCGTGGACAATATCTTCCGATTCTCTCAAGCGGGTTCCGAAGTTTCCGCACTTCTCGGAAGAATGCCGTCCGCAGTAGGTTATCAGCCGACTCTTTCCACGGAGATGGGTGCGCTTCAAGAAAGGATTACATCCACGAAAAAAGGATCGATCACTTCCGTTCAGGCGATTTACGTTCCTGCGGACGATTTGACTGACCCGGCTCCTGCGAATGCATTCGCTCACTTGGATGCGACTACGGTTCTTTCCCGTGCGATTTCCGACAAAGGGATTTATCCCGCGGTCGACCCGCTCGATTCCACTTCCCGCGTGATGAACGCTCAGGTTCTTGGAGAAGAGCACTACACTGTGGCGCGTGAAGTTCAGAGAATTCTTCAGAGATACAAAGATCTTCAAGATATCATCGCGATTTTGGGTATGGACGAACTTTCCGAGGATGATAAGGTTCTCGTTGCGAGAGCAAGAAAGATCGAGAAGTTCCTTTCTCAGCCTTTCCACGTCGCGGAAGTATTTACCGGAGCTCCTGGAAAATATGTAAAACTCGCGGACACAGTCCGTTCCTTTAAAGAAGTGATTTCCGGAAATTACGATCACCTTCCTGAGCAAGCGTTCTACATGGTGGGTTCTATCGACGACGCTATTGAAAAAGCGAAAGGTTATAAAGGATAAGCGCGAATGGCCGCGAATAAACTGAACGTATCTGTTATTTCCCCTGAGAAAATTCTCTATAAGGGCGAGGTGGATTCTTTGGTCGTTCCGGGCAGCGAAGGATTCTTCGGAATCCTTCCAAACCACGCTCCTTTGGTCGCAACCTTGGGAATCGGAATTCTCGAAATCCGCAAGGGAGAGAAATTGAAGGTCTTGTCTATTGAAGGTGGATTTATCGAAGTAAAGGAAAATTCCATCAGTATTCTTACCGACCACGGCGCTCTCAAAGAAGACATCGACGTAGAGGTCGAAAAAAAGGCTTTAGCCGAAGCAGAAAAACTTTCTCCATCCGATTCTAAAAATCTTCTCCTCCAAAAAACAAAAACCCGAATTTTAGTCGCATCCCGCTAACTTTTGGGGGTGCTCTTTTCCGAAAATAGTAGCAGAGATTTTCTTTTCTCCGAATACAATGGAGAATTAGGAACGAAAACTTATGAAAACTAAAATCCGTATTTTCGTAGTACTGATTTTATTTCTAAGTTTCGGTTTCTTCTTGAGAAGAAATCGAAATCTAGTCCGAAGTATATTCGAACCAGAACCTATTTCCGCATCGATTCGAGGAAATATCGTAAACCCTGGAGTTTATAGCCTTTATAGAGGAGATACTTTGGAGGACTTGGTTCGTATGGCGGGAGGGTTTAAAAGACCTTCGACAAAAGAACAGGATCTTGACCGGGAAATCCTGGACGGACAGGCGATCGAACTGAGAGAATAATGTTACTATAGAAAGATGGCGGAAGACTACGACATGATCAAGGACGACAATTCAGGTGGAGATGAATTACAATTCGACGATATAGACTCCATGCTCGCTTCCGAATCATCTTCAGAGCTGAACGGCTTAGAGGATCTGAGTATAGATTCCGATCCTTTGGAAAGTCTAGTCGCTAGTTCGGGAGAGGAATATCCGTCTAGTTTCGAAAACGATTTTTATTTTCATCCAGAAGAGACAGATCCTGTTTCCTCCAATCCAAGTTTGGAAGATCTAGAATTGACCGATCCTATCGTCGATGTGGAAATCGAAAAACTATTAGACACAGGGGATTTTGTTGATTTACCTACATCAAATATTTCTAATTTAGAATCCGATGATTCCTTTTTTAATCCTGGCGATTCCGCTCCCGACGAGGGAATGGACTTTTCTGAATTGGACAATTATTTAACTGAGGAGTCTGACGCGATCGACTTCGGGGAAGAATCGGACAATATAGAGGAATTCGATCCTTTTGATCAGGACAAAGAAGAGAATATTTCTTCCCACGAAGACGACTTCTTGAACGAAGAAGGTTCGATTGCGTTACCCGAACTCAAAGAGATTGTTTCTGCGGATGAACCGCTTCCGAATCTTATTTCACCCTCCCTTGGTTCAGAAGAAGAGAACATTACTTTATCTGATTCGGAGTTGGACGGTATCTTGGAAGGAGAAGAACTTCCAGAGACGGATGCTATATTTGGAACTACTTTTGATGAATCGGAAGAAGACGATTCGATCGCATTTTCCGGAAGTGAACCGGATGACATACTGATGAATACAACGACGGACGAGTCAACGGTCGTTACGAACTCTATGGCAGATGATGACTTGCCCGACTTTATCACGCATACGGATCTCGACGAAAACGAAGAGCCGGTTGATTCTTCCATCAACTTTGAACCGGAAACAACTTCTTTTGAAGCAGAGGATAACGAGCCGATTGCACTTTCTGACGAAGAATTGGGAAACCTACTTGCGTCTGAAAACGAAGAGCCGGTTGATTCTTCCATCAACTTTGAACCGGAAACAACTTCTTTCGAATCGGAGGATAGCGAGCCGATTGCACTTTCTGACGAAGAATTGGGAAACCTACTTGCGTCTGAAAACGAG
Protein-coding regions in this window:
- a CDS encoding SLBB domain protein; translation: MKTKIRIFVVLILFLSFGFFLRRNRNLVRSIFEPEPISASIRGNIVNPGVYSLYRGDTLEDLVRMAGGFKRPSTKEQDLDREILDGQAIELRE
- the atpD gene encoding F0F1 ATP synthase subunit beta; this encodes MNKGKIKQIIGSVLDVEFENGELPEIYNALEIETTVSGKKEILIAEVQTHIGGKAIRAIALSSTDGLIRGQEVVNTGKPISVPVGDATLGRIFNVLGKTIDEGPSITVKETRPIHRPAPAFDELTSKTEVFETGIKVIDLLAPYIKGGKTGLFGGAGVGKTVLIQELINNIAKQHGGFSVFAGVGERTREGNDLWREMKESGVIDKTVLCYGQMNEPPGARLRVALSALTMAEHFRDSIGTDVLLFVDNIFRFSQAGSEVSALLGRMPSAVGYQPTLSTEMGALQERITSTKKGSITSVQAIYVPADDLTDPAPANAFAHLDATTVLSRAISDKGIYPAVDPLDSTSRVMNAQVLGEEHYTVAREVQRILQRYKDLQDIIAILGMDELSEDDKVLVARARKIEKFLSQPFHVAEVFTGAPGKYVKLADTVRSFKEVISGNYDHLPEQAFYMVGSIDDAIEKAKGYKG
- the atpG gene encoding ATP synthase F1 subunit gamma, whose amino-acid sequence is MATPREIKKRITSVKNTRKITRTMEMVSTAKSKKISDRVNASHPFSNKIKELVSSLASLGGLVHSPYLRRPEKIKTVALLVITANRGLCGGYNSNVNRLAKAKVQEWKKAGINVRLFIVGKKGISFFKFAGEKAEKTFTHLDDKSGYKEAEEFANLFLELFAKEEVDAVEIVSTVYYSSASQKPEVTRVLPFEPAKEGNGNDLVVYEPSPEKVLESLLPLVVKTAFLKAILEANCSEQIARRIAMKSATDAASEMIKLLTRGYNRVRQAKITQEISEIVAGADSLN
- the atpC gene encoding ATP synthase F1 subunit epsilon; this encodes MAANKLNVSVISPEKILYKGEVDSLVVPGSEGFFGILPNHAPLVATLGIGILEIRKGEKLKVLSIEGGFIEVKENSISILTDHGALKEDIDVEVEKKALAEAEKLSPSDSKNLLLQKTKTRILVASR